The following is a genomic window from Azospirillaceae bacterium.
CTCACCCGACAACTGGATGAAGTCCGCCCCAACCTCCAGCCGTGTGCGCAACGGCCGCACCAAATCGGCGGTGGCGTCCTTCACCCCAACGATGTTAGGCAACGCGGCAAGGCGGGCCATGGTGGCGATCGACATGTCGATCACGCTGCGGCCGGGAATGTTATAGATGATGATGGGCAGGTCGGCCGCATCATGGATGGCTTTGAAATGCTGGTAGAGACCTTCTTGCGTCGGCTTGTTGTAGTAGGGCGTCACCACCAGGGCGGCGTCGGCGCCGACGGCCTTGGCATGCTTGGTCAGGCTGATAGCCTCGGCCGTGGAGTTGGAGCCGGTGCCGGCCACCACGGGGACGCGGCTGTCGGCCACCTCGACACACAGCTCGACCAGGCGGCGGTGCTCCTCATGGCTGAGGGTGGGCGACTCGCCGGTGGTGCCGCAGGGCACCAGGCCGTGCGTGCCCTCTTTGACCTGCCAGTCCACCAGGGCCTGAAAGGCGCGCTCGTCCACTTTGCCGTCGGTGAACGGCGTGATCAGGGCGACGAGGGAACCGGCGAGGACGGGGGTGGTCATTGCTGCAATCTCCGTGGGCATTCGACCCGAAAGGCGCGAACCTTAGCGGCACGACGCCAGGGTGACAAGCGACGAGAAATGGCCCCCTGGGCATCACTTAAACACGGTCTCGCGACCCTGCTGCTGCCGCTGTCGCTGATGTGCGCCGCCCCGGTGGCGCTGGCCCAATCCAGCGGCGACATCGCCACGTACCGCGCCGCCTTCAAGGCCGCCGACAAGGGCAAATGGGCCGACGCCCACCGCCTGGCCGACCACGGCCACGATGCGCTGGCGGACAAGGTCCTGACCTGGATGGACCTCAGCCGCAGCGACACCGACGCCAGCTTCGACCAGTTGGCCGCCTTCATCGACCAGAACCCGGATTGGCCCGGCCTGGCGGCCCTGCGCCGCAACGCCGAAATCCGCCTGCCCAACATCGGCGACACGCCGACGCGCGACTGGTTCGACAAGCATCCGCCGCTGACCACCGCCGGCTTCAACCGTTATGCCGACTCGTTGCTGAACCTGGGCGACAGCGAGAAGGCCATCGGCCTGATCCGCGACCGCTACATCAAGGGCAACTTCGGCGTGGTGGATGAGCGGGACTTCCGCAGCAAGTACGTGGCCCTCCTGCGCCCGGCCGACCATTGGGCCCGGCTGGACCGCCTGCTGTGGGACAATGACGAGGATGCGGCGCGGCGCATGCTGCCCATCGTCGATCCCGGCCACCAGGCCGTGGCGGCGGCCCGCCTGGCCATGGCCGACATGGACCCGGGCGTGGAGCGCCTGCTGCAACAGGTGCCCGCCCCCCTGATGAGCGAGCCCGGCATCACCTATGAGCGGCTGCGCTGGCGCCGGCGCAACAACATGGACGCCGCGGCCCTGGAGATCGTGGAGAATCCGCCCAAGGACCTGGGTCGGCCGGAAGCGTGGTGGACGGAGCGTCACATCCTGGCCCGGCGCCTGATGGATCAGGGCCAGATGCAGCGCGCCTACCGCCTGGCGGCCGCCCACGGCGTGACCGACGGCCTGGGCTTCATCCAGGCGGAGTTCATGGCCGGCTGGCTGTCGCTGCAGTTCCTGAACAAGCCGGACCAGGCGCTGGACCATTTCACCCGCCTGTATGAGGGGGTGTCGTCGCCGGTGGGCCAGTCGCGCGGCGCCTATTGGGCCGGTCGCGCCTGCGAGAAGCTGGGCAATCCGGAACGCGCGCGCCAATGGTATGAGCTGGGCGCCCGCTATGGCAGCACCTTCTACGGCATGATGGCGCAGGAGAAGCTGGGCCAGGCGGAGGCCATCCCCATCGCCCCCACGCCCTCGACCGAGGAACGCAGCCGGTTCGAGAAAAAGGAATTGGTGCGCGCCGCCCGCCTGCTGGACCGGGTGCTGACCGAGGATGACGACCGCGTAGATTTGTTCCTGCGCAAGCTGTCGTCCGACGCCAAGACGCCGGACGACTTCGTGCTGGTGGCCAAGGCCGCGCTGGAAATGCACCGCCGGGATCTGGGCGTGGGCATCAGCCGCCAGTCGTTGAGCCAGGGCATCGTGCTGGCCGACGCGGGCTATCCCATCCTGTCCACCCGCATGCCGCCGCAGCCGGAGACGGCGCTGATCCATGCCCTGATCCGCCAGGAAAGCAGCTTCAAGGTCGATGCCGCCAGTGGCGCCGGCGCCCTGGGCCTGATGCAGCTGATGCCGCCGACCGCCCAGCAACTGGCCCGGCGTGAGGGCATGAAGTACGCCGTCACCAAGCTGACCCACGACGCCGATTTCAACATCCGCCTGGGTAGCATCTATGTGCAGGACTTGCTGGACCGGTTCGGCGGATCCTACATCCTGGCCATCGCCGCCTATAACGCCGGTCCCGGCCGGGTGGCCAACTGGCTGCGCGATTATGGCGACCCCCGCATCGACGCCGTCGATCCGGTGGACTGGGTGGAGACCATCCCGATTTACGAGACGCGCAACTATGTGCAGCGGGTGCTGGAAAACCTGCACGTTTATCGCATCCGCACAGGCGCCAAGTCCCTGCCCATGACCACCGACCTGAAGCGGGGCACCGCCGGTTAGAGCAAGATGCGATCATCCGTGATCGCATCTTGCTCTATAAGCTGTTCATGATAGAGCGGAACGCGATCAGGTGATTCCACCTGATCGCGTTCCGCTCTAAATACCCGGCCGTCGTCCAGCCGGGGAAAGTTTCAATTGGCACAAACAGATGAAGTGTAGCCGCCGCGTGGAAGCGTGCGGCGGTGATAGGGCTTGGTCGGGCCGATTGTTGCAAATTGATCTCAATTTGCGCGAAAGGTTAGGTAAGCTACCGGGGTAGCGCCTGTTAACTTGAGATTAATGACAGAAGACATATCCTGCCCCTGTAGACAGCACCAAGTAGGAATGCCTTCGTGATGGCCTTTGCCCCCCTCGCCCATCAAATGCTTCCCGCGTCCCTGCAAAACGCGGCGACGGTGCACAACCGTCTGGTCGACGCCTTCATCCAGATGACCCGGGCGGAGTTGGCGCGCCAGCGCGACGACTATGCCCGCGACAGTCTTAATGAATTGCTGGACCTGCTGAAGAACCAGTTGGCCCTGGCACCAGACCTGCTGGAGCCATCCCTCGTTCGAATGGTGCCGGTGAACCAGCCCTAACCCTGGCCCAAGCCCCTCGTTTCCTTGTCGCCTCTCTGTCGCGACGGAACGGGACAACGCGAGTCGCCCGGGATCATTAGTTGGATTTCCAACTTTTCAACAAATGAGCCACCTGCCGCGCTGCCGTGGGCGCGTATCCGAGCCACCGGAAGAACCGGAACGATGAATACGATTGTACTCTCTCAGCTAAACGGCTCTAAAGGCGCGCACAATGCGCACAGGTCGAGTGGCCGCAAGCAATGCCAGTTGTCAGCGCCCAGACATGTCCATACTCTCGCCCCGATTCCGACTTCCTACCACAGTAGGTAATGTTATCGCTTCATCCGAAAACCCAGATGGCGCGTTGTTGACTTGGAGTAGTGCCCATGCCCCGTAGGACCAAGAATACGGTTGTTGCCGAACTCGAAGGCAAGATTGAGAACCACGTCGCCAGTCGCATTCGTTTGCGGCGCGGTCTTCTGGGGATGAGCCAGTCTGACCTTGCCCGCGCCTTGGGCATCACCTTCCAGCAAGTGCAGAAGTACGAACGCGGTTCCAACCGCGTCTCGGTGGGCAAGCTGTTCCGCTTGGCCGAAATCCTGGACGTGCCGCTGACCTTCTTCTTCGACGATGTGGAAACCGGCAGCGCCAACCGCCCAGCCCCCACCGCCTTCAGCATGCCGGATGAAGGCTCCCCCCTGCTGTCACGTCGCGACCTGGATCTGCTGCGCGCCTGGCGCAACGCCCCGCCGGACATCGCCGACTGCGTCGCCGGCCTGCTGCGCGCCGTGGCGCATGAGGATGACAGCGGCGAAGCTGCCGCCCGCCCGGCCGCCAATGCCGGCGCCGCTCCCTCCGAAGAGGACGCCGATGGCGACGAGGCCAAGCCCACCCGTCGCCGCCGTGGCGCCGTGTGGGATCCGGCCGACATGTATAAGGCCACCAAGCCCGGCCGCCGCGGCAAGGACGCGCCCACGCGTCCCTGAGGTGAAATGGCTTTGAACGACCACGGTCGCGGGAATGCTTTTCCCGCGACCGTTTCTTTTGGCGGAATCGTCCTGCGCTCAGGCGGCCGGTTGGCCTGAGGATTTCAGCGACCACAAATGGTGGCCGGGGTTCCTCTCCCACACCCGCGTCTCGAAATCCTTGTCCAGCTTGTCCATGTCGTTGATGAACTCCAGCCGCCCGCCGGCCGGGGAAAAGAAGAAGCGATAGAGGTTGGACCCAAGCAGGTGCCGGCCCATCACCCGGGACTCGTCCCAGCGCCGCTCAATCATATAGTTGCCGGCCTCCACCAGTTCATCGAAGTCGCGGACGTCCAACGCGAAGTGGTTGAAGCCCGCCGCATCCGGCCGGTGGCACAGGAAGAAGTTGTGGTGTTCCACATCCCCGGCGCACTGCATGAAGGTGCCGGTGTCCAGGATGCGATCCGTCGCCTTGAAACCCAGCCGGCTCAGGTAGAAATCCACCGCCGCATCATGCCCTTCCTTGGGAATGTTGTAGGCCAGGTGGGCGATGCGCAGCGGCCGGGGCCGCTTGTAGGGAATGACCGGATCGTTCCAGCGCGCCACGCTGTCCGCCGTGTTGTATGTTCGGGGCGGATGCTCCGGCAAGGTGGCGGGATTGGACAGGACGAAGCCGATGCCCAGCCCCGTCTCGTCCCGGCTGTGCACCACCCCGTCAGCATCGACGCTGACCGGCCGGTCGCGGGCCAGATCGTCGGCAATGCGGTCCAGCGCCGCCCGGCCGTCCACGCCCCAGCGCAGTTCCCGCAAGGTGGGCCCGGCCTCCAGTGCCGGCGGCAGGGCCGGATCGTCCATGGGGCGCAGGATCAGGGTCTGTCCCGCCGGTGTGCGCAACAGGGCGTCACGATCGCCCTGTTGCACCACCTCCAGCCCGGCATCGGCATGGAAACGGGCGCACGCGCCCACATCCGCCACGCCGAAGACCAATGTCTCGATACGTGTGATGGTCATAGGGTCGCCCTCCTTCAGAAATCGATGCCCCAGGCCCGGCTGGCGCCGTCGAGCAGCAGGTCGAACACGGCCTTCTGCCGGGCCCAGCCGGCGGCCGGATCCTGGCCCGCGACCGGGTAGAGGCCGTGGCGTGGACTGAGGGATAGGCGATCGGTGTCGACCACCGCCGCCGCCGCGTCGATGCGGGCCACCAACTCATCCGGGTCCGGCAAGTGGGTGGCCTGGCCGTCGATCAGGCCCAGCACCAGGTCCACATGCGCCGGCGCCAAGCCCAGGAAAGCGAAGTCGTCATCAGCGTCACGGCCGCAATCGAACAGGAAACGGTCCGCGGCCAGGCCGTGCAGCACCTTCTCCGCCGCCACGAAGTCCAACCCCTGCTGGAAGGGGGCGGCGGTCAGGTCCGCCACGTCATGAAGGCAGACGGCAACCTTGACGCCGGTGACATCCTCCACCCCGCGCAGGGCGGCGCGGTCCCGATCCAGCAGCCCTTCCAGGCGACGGTCGGGGTCCACGCCTTGGGCCAGCAGCGCCTGCCGCCCCGCCTGGTGGATCAGCGGGCCATAAGCGGCACCGTCCAGCTGGATGTAGCGGACACTGAGGTCCAGCAGGGCCGGCAGTATGCCGGGGGCGACAATGGCGCCGGGCTCGCCGCCCCGCCCCGCCTCACGCGGCACCCGGATCTTGGCCGCCAGGTCGGTATGGCCGGTCAGGAAACGCGCTTCAGCCACGACATCCGGCGCCGTGCCGGGGCGGCGGCGCAGTTCACCGTCCGTCACCACGCTGATCCAGCTGTCCCGCTGTTGCTTGAGGACGCCCACCACCGCCTCGTCCGCCAGATCGGCCAACTGGGCGCCCGGGTTCGTGGCCCAAGCTTGCGCCAGGCCAGGCGGGGGCAGCAGCGGACCGTGGTGATCCGCCGGAAAACGTTTTGAAATCGCCATGATGGTTTTCCCTGTCTTTTGTTCTGTCTTGCCGGCCGGCCGCCGGCCGGGGCCTCAGTCCACCGCTACCGACGTCTCCACATGCAATTTGCCGTGGTAGGTCAGTTCCACCATGTTGCCGTCGGGGTCGTGGATGTAGCAGAACTTGGAATCGTTCTGCGGCCTGAACACCGGCTTGGTATGGCGGATGTTCAGTTCCTTCAGATGGTCCAGGAATCCGTCCCAGTCCTGCACCTCGATGGCGAAGTGCAGGGGCTTCATCTTGCGGAACTCATCCTTGGGATAAGGGGTGAAATGCAGGTCGAAATTGCCCCGCGTCAGCAGCAGGATCTTGGTGTCGCTCTGCGGGTTCACCCACTTCATCCCGAAGACCCTGCCGTACCATTCCCGCGTCCGTTCGGGATCGGTCGTCGGGAAATTGATGTGGTGCAAGGAATGGGGTTTGTTGTTCACGGCCTGCGCCCTCCCACGTTTTCGCCACGGAAATTCAAGTCTGGCGCCGGGCTTGTCGCCCGGCACATCGGCTGTTCCGTAAACAGGAGAACGGGGGAATGGCCGCACCTACATTGAGGCACGTCAAATCGATATTGGGCCTATAGTGGCCGTTGGTGGTTTTCCATTTGATTACAGGCACATGGGCGCCCGCACTCAATCGTGAACCCTAGTGTCATCCTCTTGATCACAATCAAGCGCGCCCGGGTGGGGGAGGTTCAGAACCGCTTCGCCAGGAAATGACGCCGATTGCCGGCCGGATGGTCCTCCAGCGTGCCGAAGACGCTGAAGCCCAGCTTCTCGTAAAAGCCGCGCGCCTGGAAGCCGAAGGTATCCAGCCATAGGCCCAGGCAGCCGTGGCCGCGCGCCAAACGTTCCGCCTCCGCCATCAGCGCCGTGCCGAAATCATGGCCGCGCAGGGCCTCCGGCACCGACAGCAGTTCCACGAACAGCCAGTCATAGCTGATCTTTCCCCACAAGCCACCCACCGTCGCCCCGGCCTCATCCTTCAGCAGCAGCGCCACCACCCGAAAGCCGGACGCGCCGGCCTGCGCGTCGTTGTAGGCACGCAAGGGCGCCAGGATCGCCTCGCGATCCTCGGGCGTGGGATTTTCCGGTGCGGTGATGATCGGCGTCATGGTCACATACTCAATTTGATGGGCATGGCGGCCGGGGGCCCGCCTTTTTGCTTCATGGGATGTAACGCGGATTTCCGCCGATTGTCAGCCACCGGTGCCATCGCCCGGGCCGGTGGGTTCCCCCGCCCCGTCGATTGCCCGCCGCACGCGTTCATACAGCGAGGACCGGGCCAGGGCCGCATCCAGGCGGTCCAGCGTGGTGATCACGTCGGCGGCCTCCGCATCCAGTTCCACGGCCACGCGGTCCATGGCGGCCCACACCGGTTCCAGCCTGGCGTAGAGCGCCCGCCCCTGCGGTGACAGGTCGATGCGGCGGCTGCGCGCGTCGCGGGGGTCGTCCCGCGCTTCGATCAGGCCCGCGGCCTCCATCGACCGGCGCGTCTGGCTGACCGACGGCTGGCTGATGCCCAGCGCCCGGGCCAGTTCGCTGAC
Proteins encoded in this region:
- the dapA gene encoding 4-hydroxy-tetrahydrodipicolinate synthase, with protein sequence MTTPVLAGSLVALITPFTDGKVDERAFQALVDWQVKEGTHGLVPCGTTGESPTLSHEEHRRLVELCVEVADSRVPVVAGTGSNSTAEAISLTKHAKAVGADAALVVTPYYNKPTQEGLYQHFKAIHDAADLPIIIYNIPGRSVIDMSIATMARLAALPNIVGVKDATADLVRPLRTRLEVGADFIQLSGEDATATAFLAQGGVGCISVTANVAPRLCAEMQNAWVRGDMVEMARIRDLLMPLHHAMFVETSPAPVKYAASLLGLCRPELRLPLVETTPATQVLVRDALVHAGLLG
- a CDS encoding lytic transglycosylase domain-containing protein, which gives rise to MAPWASLKHGLATLLLPLSLMCAAPVALAQSSGDIATYRAAFKAADKGKWADAHRLADHGHDALADKVLTWMDLSRSDTDASFDQLAAFIDQNPDWPGLAALRRNAEIRLPNIGDTPTRDWFDKHPPLTTAGFNRYADSLLNLGDSEKAIGLIRDRYIKGNFGVVDERDFRSKYVALLRPADHWARLDRLLWDNDEDAARRMLPIVDPGHQAVAAARLAMADMDPGVERLLQQVPAPLMSEPGITYERLRWRRRNNMDAAALEIVENPPKDLGRPEAWWTERHILARRLMDQGQMQRAYRLAAAHGVTDGLGFIQAEFMAGWLSLQFLNKPDQALDHFTRLYEGVSSPVGQSRGAYWAGRACEKLGNPERARQWYELGARYGSTFYGMMAQEKLGQAEAIPIAPTPSTEERSRFEKKELVRAARLLDRVLTEDDDRVDLFLRKLSSDAKTPDDFVLVAKAALEMHRRDLGVGISRQSLSQGIVLADAGYPILSTRMPPQPETALIHALIRQESSFKVDAASGAGALGLMQLMPPTAQQLARREGMKYAVTKLTHDADFNIRLGSIYVQDLLDRFGGSYILAIAAYNAGPGRVANWLRDYGDPRIDAVDPVDWVETIPIYETRNYVQRVLENLHVYRIRTGAKSLPMTTDLKRGTAG
- a CDS encoding helix-turn-helix transcriptional regulator, coding for MPRRTKNTVVAELEGKIENHVASRIRLRRGLLGMSQSDLARALGITFQQVQKYERGSNRVSVGKLFRLAEILDVPLTFFFDDVETGSANRPAPTAFSMPDEGSPLLSRRDLDLLRAWRNAPPDIADCVAGLLRAVAHEDDSGEAAARPAANAGAAPSEEDADGDEAKPTRRRRGAVWDPADMYKATKPGRRGKDAPTRP
- a CDS encoding VOC family protein, producing MTITRIETLVFGVADVGACARFHADAGLEVVQQGDRDALLRTPAGQTLILRPMDDPALPPALEAGPTLRELRWGVDGRAALDRIADDLARDRPVSVDADGVVHSRDETGLGIGFVLSNPATLPEHPPRTYNTADSVARWNDPVIPYKRPRPLRIAHLAYNIPKEGHDAAVDFYLSRLGFKATDRILDTGTFMQCAGDVEHHNFFLCHRPDAAGFNHFALDVRDFDELVEAGNYMIERRWDESRVMGRHLLGSNLYRFFFSPAGGRLEFINDMDKLDKDFETRVWERNPGHHLWSLKSSGQPAA
- a CDS encoding VOC family protein; translated protein: MNNKPHSLHHINFPTTDPERTREWYGRVFGMKWVNPQSDTKILLLTRGNFDLHFTPYPKDEFRKMKPLHFAIEVQDWDGFLDHLKELNIRHTKPVFRPQNDSKFCYIHDPDGNMVELTYHGKLHVETSVAVD
- a CDS encoding GNAT family N-acetyltransferase, producing MTPIITAPENPTPEDREAILAPLRAYNDAQAGASGFRVVALLLKDEAGATVGGLWGKISYDWLFVELLSVPEALRGHDFGTALMAEAERLARGHGCLGLWLDTFGFQARGFYEKLGFSVFGTLEDHPAGNRRHFLAKRF
- a CDS encoding MarR family transcriptional regulator, translated to MITDQTRRRGPLALGGRLRRLSERIDEDARRIYGEFGVAFEQRWWGVMEQLVDQGPSSVSELARALGISQPSVSQTRRSMEAAGLIEARDDPRDARSRRIDLSPQGRALYARLEPVWAAMDRVAVELDAEAADVITTLDRLDAALARSSLYERVRRAIDGAGEPTGPGDGTGG